The genomic segment TTTAAAAACAAACCCGAGACTGCTACCAATCTGTTAAACACAGCGAGCCgtttaaagtaaaataaagacAGCAGATACATCGTCGAGTAAAAACCCACCTCAACGTGAGGGGAGATGGCCGAGTGTGAAGCGAAAGCAGTCAACACCTGGTTTTCGGAAGGGATCTCACAATCGAGGTTTTTTTAAAGGCAGTAAATGGAACAATTTGGGGATCTTAAACTGTCAGTAGCGGGTGATACTGAACATTAAAtaaaaatcagaaatggctggTTACTTCGGAAAGATTGACGAGTTTGATTGCTCAATTGACTCATGTATACTGAACTATTGGAACTTAATTTTGATGCAAATAAAATGGCCAATGAGAAGCGAGTGCCAGTTTTGCCAAGTGTATTGTGTTTAAAGGCACACAGTTTTCTTGGACATTTGATTGCTCGAACCAAACTATCATAACTGAGTTTTGCTGCTACTGTATTGtaaaagtgatgcaggaacactGAGAACccattgcagaacactttaggtttcataagcagaatcaaaaaggaggGAAGCCTACAGATCGAGGGAAAGATGGGAGTCGGATTTGGGCATTGTGATTGATCATCAATGCTGGTCACATTTATGTTTGGATAGCGTTACCACTCTTATCAACTCTAGATACAGAATGATACAttttaaattttttacatcagttATATGTCACACCTGAAAAAATACATAAGAATAAACCAGAAATTTCTCACAAGTGTTTCAGGTGTGGCATAGATGTTGGTAGCTTTTTGCATTCCACCTGGCTATGCACGTAATTGAGATCTTTTTGGATGGATCTGGGGGAGGTACTGGGAGAGATTCTGGGGATGGGTTTCCCCCTAGACCCAGAATTGTTTCTTCTGTGGAACTTAGCAGTCTTGAAAGTTAACCTCCCCAGGAATAAATCCAAATTTATTAAAATTGTGTTGTCAGTAGTCAGGAAATGCATAGCGGTAACATGGAAACCTGATTCCCTTGTACATATTGATCGTTGGAATAAAGAAGTGCAAAGTTGTATACCCCTTACTTATACCCTTAGGAATGGATACACTATGTTCATTGAGATTTGGCAACCATATTTGGATTACATAAATGTCtggatattttaaaatatttttaattttttatttaaatTACTATATCCCTTATTATAAGCTAGTTTCTTAAATTTGTATTTTAAACTGACTCTGAGAGCTGGATGCCtactcttctttttctttctttcccctctattctttcttctctcctttccttcctttcctctctcttatgtttttttccctttttttctaaATGCCGAGAGATGGTGTTGGGATAGGTGTTCTTTTTTTTCCTCAGACTTATTAACGTACAGTATTCAAATTAATTTTTTTCAATATGTATTAATTGTTGTATTAGCTGAGTCCTTGCATTCCTTCTTCtaaaaaatttaaataaaatattttaaaaaatgaaaaagaGGAGGGGAGCCGATCTTGGCAtaggtggctgaattgaagagattgtctggcCATTGTCACTTCcctaatgggcttaatgatgcactgagagattgcttAGTTCctggaatcttaaaagaaagcattcctAAGCGGCTCCTAACTGAGGCACAGTTACATTCAAATGAGCAGTGGAAATCAGTGTTTCATTGGAAACCGTAgaaacacaattgagttgcagtcaggaatgaaagtgagcatgaagaaAATTGCAGCGTCTCAGTAGAAAacagcctggctgaacaaattgtattgttgttgtggcagtggaatagagatgagaaggaaaataaaacagccatgattgaatggtgaagcagatttgatgtgccaaatggcctaattctgttcctatttcttatggatcTTGCACTCGAGACATTTAAGTTAGCAGGTTCAGTTGCCTGCTGCAATGGCCTGTCCAATAATACATACAGGATTGAAGTTATGTTAGAATCTTTGGAACATTGATTGAATTACTGATATTGAATATGGTCTATAGACATCATGAAGGCTATCCAGTCTGCAGAAGGAGCAGATTTCCATCAAAGATCTGGCAGGTGTGATTTCAATAAACATCTCCAAAAATTCCACCGTACCATTGCTTGTCGGAGATATTTGCAGTAATTGGGGAAACGTGTGGGAAAATGGGATGTAGTGGGTTGGACAATCAGTGCGCATTTGATGTGATGAATTGCTTTGTTCTGCGCAGTATTATTTACATAGTTCTATATTTTTGCCCGTGTACTAAAGGAAGGAAAACTTCTCAGATATTAAAGTTTTATTGCAGATATTTTATAGTTCACACTCCAAAATTTCAGTCATTGATTTTAATACTTTTCTCTCGAAAAACAATAAATACTTTCAGCATATTACCATTTGAGAAAGTAAAAGGACCCCTTAGTCTTGGCACACAGTTTGACAGAGCCACATTCTATTTCTGAAttagttctgcagatgctgccagaAGTTGCCCCATAGAGCGGTGAGCTGGGTCTGAAGATCCTGCTGAACATTGGCTCCATTCAGGACGAGTCTCTCCTGCATCTCCTTCACATTCTGACTGATGATTTGTTTCAGCTGCTCAGTGTAGGGAGCCAGGTTCTGATGGAACTCCTCGATTCTCTGGTTAACGTTGGTGTTGAAATTTTCAATGAATGGGCCCAGGTTCTGGTCCACGTTCTCGTTAAGTTTAGCTTTCAGTTCGACGATGTAAGGGTTCAGCCTTTGGTTCAGAACATCCACGTGCTCATTGACTTTTGCCTGGAGCTTCTCGGCATATGGCTCAACCATCTGGGACATTTCTCCAATTTGTTGGTTCATCTTGATCTGGACATCCTTGGCATAGGGTGCCAAGCTATTGCGAAGCTCCTGGACATTCTCATTAAACCTGGAGCGGAATTCTTCAGCTTTGGCAGCCACGTTCTGCCTGAGGGTGTCCATGTTTTCATCAATCTTCACCTGGAGCTCTTCAGCGTAGGGAGTCAGGACTTCCCTGAGGTTCTCTGTGCTCACTTCCAGTCTGGCCTGTAGCTCTTCAGTAAAAGGAGTCAACTTCTGCCGAAGTTCCTCTGCATTCTTACGCAGCTGTTGGCCCAGGTCTTCAGCAAAAGGGGTCAACTTCTGATGAAATTCTTCAATGTTCCTGCTGATCTTCTGATGAACTCCATCCGCAAAGGGAGCAAGTTTCTCCCTCAGGTCTTCCAGTTGTTCTCTTATCTGCTGGCGAAGGCTCTCAATGTCTACTGTCATCCGCTCATGAAGACCATCTGTGTAAGGAGCCAACTTCTGTCGGAGATCCTCAGCATAGTCATTGACCGTCTGCAGATTATCCTGAATAAGGTGACTGGAAAAGAAGAGACAGTTGTTTCTTATACTCGTTACAGGAAAGAGATACGTTTAGACAGAGCTCTGTACAAGGCTGGTTCTGAGACAAATGTACACTGGAAAGGAGAGCTTATAAAGGACATTTTGGATCACAAGATCTTCTAAGGGAACTACAGGTGTTCATTGCAGTGGGAGGATGTGATTCACACAATAGTTTTCATTCATTCTAGTATTACCTATTTGTTAAGTTTTGCTGGGTATCTGTTCCACCAGCCCTGATGAGTTTACCActtcttttattctttattctcATTCTTGTTTGTTTTTAAACTTGCTGAGGAACCTTCACTTTAATATTATAGCACAGTGCTGCTGGTGAAACTAATCCACAAAACCAGGACTATTAATCTGAAATAATGAATTCAGCTCCTACTGAAAAACTTTTAGATTAGAGTAGATACATAATACATCTGAACTTCAAAATATCACTATTGTTACTGCAGATTGACTGGGTCATCATAGAAGTCCATAACTTCCTTAGTGAAGGAAATTTGTGTCTATAGTTGAGACTTCACTGGCATCTTAAACTGGTCAGTTAACAAATAGAGCTGGACAATAATGTTGGTGAGGATCAGATTCTATAAAGTAATTGCAAAGAAACTCTCGGACTGTTGTAATGCTCCAGTCCTAAGACATCCCTGGCCAGTTCCTCGATCAATACGCTAATCTATTCTTAGTACCCATTAAAACGCCAAATGCTCACTTGAGTTGCTGGCCGATTTCTGAGCTCTGGATCAGCTCGACGCTATCCTGGGCTTCTTCAGTCATTTGGCTGATGTAATTCCAGAAGGCATCTCGAACCTGATCTCCATTGATCTCAGCCCGACAGCCTATGGGAAGGAAAATTTGAGGTGATCAGGGTAGGAAACAGGAGGAAAGTTCCACAGATCTACTGTTCATTCACCCGATCAAAAACTTCAAAACTTCACAGTGTATCTTGGTGATCAGTCCTTTTTGGGGCTGTACTGTAGCTGGATGAGTCATAGAGTAAAATCCCAGGTCTTTGAATATTTGTAATGTGGACTTAGAACAAACCCAGTAAGGGCACCCAGGAGCCGATGtgtggaagaatggacaaagcaAGGGGCTCCAGAATTCAGATAAGAGCTAATATCAGGTGTTCATCAGTGAAGTGAAGATAGTGAGTCCAagttcaatcaagaacctttgAAGATTGGAAGTGGCAATAAAATCCCAGTCATCGTCCCAGAATAAGAGAATTGGAATATTTGAATCTCATACCTGTGAGAAAGGCAGCAGCCAGAAGCAGGAGGTTTGCTCTGGGAAACATGGTGGTGTTCTCAAATGATATTGAGTATGGCAGATTATTTCTGTGTCCCTTTGCAGTCAatctatgggaaaaaaataaTGATCGGAGTTAGTGCCGGGTTCAAACCCACATGGAAAATCTACCCGAGTATTCCTGCCCCCTTCTGAACTCTATTTGTTACACAAGGAGTCAGCGTGCAGCCCTTTGAACCGGTTCTGTTATTGAGATCAAAGCTGGTCTTTGGGCTCACCACCATTTTCCTGCACTGTCTCAATATGCCTCGGTGCCCATGGCAGCCAGAAATATTTCCACATCTGCTTTGAATGAGCCCAGTGACTGAGCCCGCGAGACCCCCAAAGACCTACTGACCTCTAGTTTACAGCATGCCTTCTCTTTGAAGTCCTTAATGCCGCACCCCTTATTCTGAAACTCTGACCCCACCCCAGGATCTAAACTCTTCAGCCAGAGAAAGGATCCTCCATACATCTAGCCTGTTATAACCTGTCAGTTATAAAAGCATAaatcacaggagcagaattggtccttttggcccatcgaatccGCTCGTCTGTTCAATCaaaactgatttattttctctctcagccccattctcttacattctccccataaactttgatgcccttactaatgaagaagaTATCAAACTCACTTTTAATTATACCTTGTAacaatacagaagaacagaaagcTGTTCTTTAGTTCCTATGCCTTGACCAATTGCCTGATCAGAGAAGCTGACCCTAGAgagcatttacaaggataagcAGGCAAGCTCGCTGGGTTGGAGGAAATTGAGCCTCAGGGCTCTTCTCACCTGTTTCTGCTGTGCTTCTCCAGGAGATCTGTGTCGCAGCCCACAGACGCTCACTCTATATAAGGGCACCTTATCAGCAGCTGATGACAAAGTTGGTAGATTTGTGTTTGACTCGTGGACTTGCCCTGAAAACCAAGAGAATGTGGAGCTTCCAACAAGAATGTTACTCTGAACTGCTGCCTTCACCATAAATCCAACTCAACCTGAGAGGGCAAATTCCATTCAAGATGAATTTTTCAGTCCAAAGGCCATGATTTATTACCGCTGTAACATTAGATCACTCTATGGACTTAGAGTGAGGGATTTTGAATGACAGGGAGAGTCTGTCATCATTGGCAGCAGGTTAGGTAACCTGGGGACATTGATTCGAGGTCATCAGCAAAGGAAGCCGATGGGAGATGTAGGAATAATGAGTTGCCGGCGCCTGGAATGAATCTTGCGGAGCCGATGGAAAGAAACTTCCCCTTGCCTCCGCAAATAGATCGAGAGGAAGCAAATTGTAAAGCCTTAGGGAAAGTGTGATGATTGGAATTAATCCCTTAGACAGAAATGCTGGGCCCAACTAATTCCTGTCTGAGATAAAAGAatctattgttacgtaccccgtaactgggtgtctgaccagcaaagatagaagaatccattggagtctggtggtaccaaactaaaggtgtttattagtaaactacacaatacaatatcaaaaatgcaaatatacatataaaactagttagcagtaataaacctaaaactgtaggtatagtaataatcaataataaacaagctctatcaatgtctaggggtaaatgaattgtcataggaaggtatagagttcagttcataaatgctgaggtggttatggttgttgtgttgaaatcgttggagagagagagagagagcgagcgagatgtaacagctgtggcaggcaaaccttttgtggctttcttaatccgtcgtgtagttgtggccattcagttatgacccctctggtcttcagctagactgttcttctgtggtggactcgtcactctggcatgagtggacccacacacaagtccccaccggccctgctgtagcactgtgagctttactgactgatctcctggttcggtctccgaagcccccacctttctgtgggttcccaacactcagtcagtgtccactggtgtgtctgaagggtgtctctccagacctgtcttttatccccactcacggggtctcagctatccatcaactctgaatgaccgtgtccaacAAATCAgcccactcctgctatctcctgaggaatgttaacgagcaaagtaaagtccttgtagcggaaggtaaataatccaggaagagtcataatacagtaaatcaacagtctctctccccctcttatctgtagcaaatgttcttgcctgggctttatctctctctctcatgagaagcgtagcaacagcaatagttcgtagttctcaggagggggttgggaatggttagctctgcaccccattgaccatcaggtctgttcatcactcataacactatGATTTTGTACCGTTTTACCTGCTAAGGCCTTGAAGTCCTGCAGATGAATGTATTCACACAAGACAATCACTGTTACTTAAGCCTGTGACCTCATGGTCACAAAGTCACAGAGAaagacagcacagaaataggcctttagCCTATGGAGTCCTTGACAGTCTACATTAATACTAGATTAACTGCATTTTCaaattcttcccacattccattcAAATCCCCCCATATTCTAACTGTCTaaaggcaatttacagtggcaatGGGCTTGTGCCCTTTCTACCTTCAGCTCATGTGTCTGAGTCATTGCTCGTGTCATGGACTTGGCTCTGGGTAACTTGCCTGAAAAATTATTCCGTTCTCTGGTGCTCAAAGTTGAACACAACTTAAAGCCGATGATGTGTTTAGGGCGGGAACCCATGACTCTGATATAGCAGTAGATATGGAAGGTTCCTCTGACATGGAAGTAGAAGCTCCAAGTTCAAACCAGGCAAAGTACTGAGCGCAAAGCCAAAGTTAGAAGCCTGAAGATAGAAGTAGAGGCTCATAATAGTCATGGGGGTCCGAAGGAATTATGAAGACACGGGTCACCGGGGTGAGAAATCTGTGCAAGTCTGGAAGTCGAGGTCCGAAGGTCAAACCCATGATCATCGTCCTGTGAAGGCTGAAGTTGGAGGCCTGATGCCTGCAAGTCTGAGAATCCAGAGACAAGGCCTGGAGGCCCAAGGGTGAACTACTCTGGGTTTGGAGGCGTGTCAGGGTGTGTGTACGGGTGAGATGGATGGAAAGTGGATTTGTTTTGTTGCTAACTGTCTCTTCTAATTTGCTGTTGTTGTTATTTATTGGATCTTTGTGGGCCTGCAATGTTTAAGATGGTATGTGTAGAAACACTTGCGAGCTGCCTCAGCACacccttgggttgtgttggttgttaaatgtgatgaataaatctgaatctgctcCTGTCTCTCTTGAAATGATTTCATTTCTGCTCCACTGGATTATCTGCATCCTTAAACTCTCTGTTTGCACTTACTCCAATTCCATTGACTCTCAATCTCTGATCTTTTAATTGCACCTAGACACATTATTCCTTGCACTGAGCATaaactctcattcccactgtcccgTCCCTGATCGTAGTGATCTTCAGACTTTCAACAAGCTTGTAATAAACAGCTGGCATGAATGGGTAAGTGTTCATCAGAGCTTCGGCATTAGAAATCTGCAGTCACCTGCACAGAACGTATGTTTATAATATCAGGTACCCAGACATGCTGTGTATATTTGTGTTTGGGTCTGTctctaaaaaaggatgtgctggcttttggagagggtcctgagcaggttcacaagattgatcctgggaatgaaagtgctaacatatgaggagcgtttgatggctctgagcctgtactcactggagttcagaagaatgagggggaatctgacTGAAGTCTAACAAATATTGCAAGGCTTAAAGGGAGTGCTTATGAAGAGGATGGTTCCAATTGTCAAAGACTCTGGAACCatagggcacagactcagaatcgaaggacatccctttagaacagagatgaggaggaatatcttcagcctaatctgtggaattcattaccacatgcAGGTATGGAGGCCAAataattgggaatatttaaagtagaggtagGTCAGTTCTTTATTAGTAGCTGTGTCAAAAGTttcagggaggaggcaggagaatcaggttgagaaggaaaataaaatcttgattgaatggtgaagcagatttgatgtgccaaatggcctaattctgttcctatgtgatgcaccatcaataactcacactgagacgtaggcgagatatcggcttttattgactggaagaaggaaccaggagtgagtgtctatcatacaaggtcctggagactgaggccgagcgtcaggccgcaggtctcctttatacaggggcctgtgggaggagccacaggagcagtcagcaggggcgtgtcccgacaggcacatagttcaccacactatgtCTTATGGATCTTGCACTCGAGACATTTAAGTTAGCAGGTTCAGTTGCCTGCTGCAATGGCCTGTCCAATAATACATACAGGATTGAAGTTATGTTGGAATCTTTGGAACATTGATTGAATTACTGATATTGAATATGGTCTATAGACATCATGAAGGCTATCCAGTCTGCAGAAGGAGCAGATTTCCATCAAAGATCTGGCAGGTGTGATTTCAATAAATATCTCCAAAAATTCCATCGTACCAATGCTTGTCGGAGATATTTGCAGTAATTGGGGAAACGTGTGGGAAAATGGGATGTAGTGGGTTGGACAATCAGTGCGCATTTGATGTGATGAATTGCTTTGTTCTGCGCAGTATTATATAtttctatattttatatttttatttatatttatatttatatttttgccCGTGTACTAAAGGAAGGAAAACTTCTCAGATATTAAAGTTTTATTGCATATATTTTATAGTTCACACTCCAAAATTTCAGTCATTGATTTTAATACTTTTCTCtcgaaaaacaataaatattttcAGCATATTACCATTTGAGAAAGTAAAAGGACCCCTTAGTCTTGGCACACAGTTTGACAGAGCCACATTCTATTTCTGAAttagttctgcagatgctgccagaAGTTGCCCCATAGAGCGGTGAGCTGGGTCTGAAGATCCTGCTGAACATTGGCTCCATTCAGGACGAGCCTCTCCTGCAACTCCTTCACATTCTGACTGATGATTTGTTTCAGCTGCTCAGTGTAGGGAGCCAGGTTCTGATGGAACTCCTCGATTCTCTGGTTAACGTTGGTGTTGAAATTTTCAATGAATGGGCCCAGGTTCTGGTCCACATTCTCGTTAAGTTTAGCTTTCAGTTCGATGATGTAAGGGTTCAGCCTTTGGTTCAGAACATCCACGTGCTCATTGACTTTTGCCTGGAGCTTCTCGGCATATGGCTCAACCATCTGGGACATTTCTCCAATTTGTTGGTTCATCTTGATCTGGACATCCTTGGCATAGGGTGCCAAGCTATTGCGAAGCTCCTGGACATTCTCATTAAACCTGGAGCGGAATTCTTCAGCTTTGGCAGCCACGTTCTGCCTGAGGGTGTCCATGTTTTCATCAATCTTCATCTGGAGCTCTTCAGCGTAGGGAGTCAGGACTTCCCTGAGGTTCTCTGTGCTCACTTCCAGTCTGGCCTGTAGCTCTTCAGTGAAAGGAGTCAACTTCTGCCGAAGTTCCTCTGCATTCTTACGCAGCTGTTGGCCCAGGTCTTCAGCAAAAGGGGTCAACTTCCGATGAAATTCTTCAATGTTCCTGCTGATCTTCTGATGAACTCCATCCGCAAAGGGAGCAAGTTTCTCCCTCAGGTCTTCCAGTTGTTCTCTTATCTGCTGGCGAAGGCTCTCAATGTCTACTGTCATCCTCTCATGAAGACCATCTGTGTAAGGAGCCAACTTCTGTCGGAGATCCTCAGCATAGTCATTGACCATCTGCAGATTATCCTGAATAATGTTTCTAGAAAACAAAGAGGCAATTCTTTCTTATACCTCTTACGGAAAATAGATATATTTCGACAGATCACCTTGCAAGTCCAATTGTCAAACATACTGTGCCTAAGATTGGATGGTTTACAATAAGATAGACATTGGGATCAGAATTCATTTTCGAATTAATTGCTCATGTTCCTTAGTAATACAGGACAGGATGCAACTACAGTTATGTACAGACATGGGAAATGTAGGCCTAAATAGATCTGTGTTGAGGAAGTGGCAGATATCAGATACAGCATGGGTATAGTTGAAGGCTTGTATCTGATATCTGCTACTTCCTGCACACAGATCTATTTAGGTCTACATTTTCCATGGCTATATTTAACTGTTGCTGCATCTGGCTTCACATAGAGTTGTTCCTATGCCTGAATCTATACCTGCTTGTACCCATAGCTATGTGCATTAATCTGATTTCATTACACAAATAAATGTTACTTTGTTGAGATACTTTCAGCATGTGCCAGAAGCAACATCCGTTATTTCAAACACCAGCCTCATTGCTATTTAGTCTCAAACTGGCAGAGAAAGCCCTATTTTAGCTTCTTGGTTAATATTGTGTCCCAGCTAGCACAACTTTTGTAACTATTCCTAATATTGCTGACACTCACTTGACTTGTTGGCTGATTTCTGAGCCTTCATTTAGGTCATTGTTGGTCAATTGCCTGATGTAATCCCAGAATGCATCTTGAATCTGCTCTCTATTGAGTTCAGCTTGGGAGCCTGtatgaaagaaaaggaaagaatcGTTTCAGAGTGGCAACACAGTAACAAGTTCAATAATATCCAGTATTCATTTAGCAGGCGATCAGTTTGTAAGACCCATGCAACTTCACCATAAACACACTCGGTATTGAAGGGATAATCAGTTGCTCCTCTCAGGAGATGAGGTTAGATGATTTTGGAGTAAAGTAATTTGTCCTTTGGGACCTTGTTTAAAATCTGTCCAGACTGAGTGTTGAAACAAGTCTTTCCCCAAAGAAGAACCAATGGTCGCTAAGTTCAGACCTTGAGCTTAAAACTGGGCTCAACAGTGGTGTGCACATCTGGTGTCCAAGATATATAAGCTCAAGAGAAACACTAAACACCTAACAGCAtaaaaaacatttaaaacagaggatTAAGTATAGAATCTCATACCTGTCATGAAAATAGCAGCAGCTAATACAAGGATTGTCCCTTGATTCATGATGGATTTCACACACTAAGTACAATTCCTGCTCTCTCTTCAAAAAAtctgtgaaaataaacaaaaagatTTAGATCAATATTCAACACCTATTCTTTCATTGTTATTCATTTTAAGTGGAACATTTTCTCACTGATAAATGAGAACCCTGACTTGTATAAATAGCATCCCGTGTATTCTTGTCTCCCATTGCATACTGTAGCAGACAATTGTACCCTGCCACGCAATTGAAAATAGAAAGCTGAATTCTTGACACACTACATTTGACTTTATGCAAAGACATTTGCTGAACAGATGCACAGCTAAGTGTGCATACACTGTGTCCCCTTAATTAGACCCCATCGCATAGGTGGTGTATCCAGGGCTTCTCTCACCTTCCTCTTCTCTTGAAGCTGTGTCTCAGACCACAGACCTGCCTGTTTTTAAAGGCACTTTATCAGCAGTTGATGACCAGTTAGTCTGCTTCAGTTGGTGGACTTTCCCTGACACCAAGACAACGTGGAGCTTCCAACCACACTGTCACTCTGAACTGTGATGTGTTTCCTTCAATATGTCTCCATCTCAACTGACAGGGGCAAACTCCAATCAAACGGTATGCCTCCGTACAAAGGCCGTACTTTGATAACATGCAACAGCTGAAtattgtatgtattttgataaagtAAGTGTGTTTGGTGA from the Hypanus sabinus isolate sHypSab1 chromosome X2, sHypSab1.hap1, whole genome shotgun sequence genome contains:
- the LOC132385292 gene encoding apolipoprotein A-IV-like, whose translation is MFPRANLLLLAAAFLTGCRAEINGDQVRDAFWNYISQMTEEAQDSVELIQSSEIGQQLNHLIQDNLQTVNDYAEDLRQKLAPYTDGLHERMTVDIESLRQQIREQLEDLREKLAPFADGVHQKISRNIEEFHQKLTPFAEDLGQQLRKNAEELRQKLTPFTEELQARLEVSTENLREVLTPYAEELQVKIDENMDTLRQNVAAKAEEFRSRFNENVQELRNSLAPYAKDVQIKMNQQIGEMSQMVEPYAEKLQAKVNEHVDVLNQRLNPYIVELKAKLNENVDQNLGPFIENFNTNVNQRIEEFHQNLAPYTEQLKQIISQNVKEMQERLVLNGANVQQDLQTQLTALWGNFWQHLQN
- the LOC132385173 gene encoding apolipoprotein A-IV-like, with the protein product MNQGTILVLAAAIFMTGSQAELNREQIQDAFWDYIRQLTNNDLNEGSEISQQVKNIIQDNLQMVNDYAEDLRQKLAPYTDGLHERMTVDIESLRQQIREQLEDLREKLAPFADGVHQKISRNIEEFHRKLTPFAEDLGQQLRKNAEELRQKLTPFTEELQARLEVSTENLREVLTPYAEELQMKIDENMDTLRQNVAAKAEEFRSRFNENVQELRNSLAPYAKDVQIKMNQQIGEMSQMVEPYAEKLQAKVNEHVDVLNQRLNPYIIELKAKLNENVDQNLGPFIENFNTNVNQRIEEFHQNLAPYTEQLKQIISQNVKELQERLVLNGANVQQDLQTQLTALWGNFWQHLQN